GTGACGCTTGACCACCCCGGTAAAACCCCGTCCCTTGCTGGTTCCAACCACGTCCACAAACTTTTCGCCTTCAAAGATGTCAACCAGCACGCGGTCTCCCGCTTTAGTCTGGTCGCCGTCCCCGCTGGTCGCATCAACCTCGATGTCAACCTCGCGCAGAAATCGCATCGGCGGAAGGTTGTGCTTGCCAAAGTGTCCCTTCATGCCTTTACTCAGTCGCGATTCCTTGACGAACTCGACCAACCCAATCTGCGCCGCCTCATAGCCGTCTTTGGCCGAGGTCTTACGCTGCGTGATCACGCATGGGCCGGCCTGCAAAACCGTCGCTGGGCGGACGTCACCCTTGTCGTCGAACAGCTGCGTCATGCCGACTTTTTTTCCTAAAATTCCGTTGACTGCCATGTTCCCTGTCCTTCAATGTTGGCGCCGCGAAGCGCGCATCTTACTTGTGCTCTTTGCCGAACGCCTTGATCTCCACGTCCACACCCGCGGGCAGGTCGAGCTTCATCAGCGCGTCCACGGTTTGCTGTGTCGGCTCGAGAATGTCGAGCAAACGCTTGTGGGTCCGGATCTCGAACTGCTCGCGCGATTTCTTGTCCACGTGGGGAGAACGCAGGACGCAATACTTGTTCTTCATCGTGGGCAGCGGAATCGGCCCGGCAATCTGCGCGCCGGTGCGCCGTGCGGTCTCCACAATCTCGCCGGTGGATTGGTC
This genomic stretch from Terriglobales bacterium harbors:
- the rplC gene encoding 50S ribosomal protein L3, whose product is MAVNGILGKKVGMTQLFDDKGDVRPATVLQAGPCVITQRKTSAKDGYEAAQIGLVEFVKESRLSKGMKGHFGKHNLPPMRFLREVDIEVDATSGDGDQTKAGDRVLVDIFEGEKFVDVVGTSKGRGFTGVVKRHHFGGGPKSHGSMFQIPGSIGSSAFPSRVFKGMRMSGHMGTDRVTSRNLRVLGVDKEDNLLVVEGSVPGPNGGYVIINKAKKPPRERRGFAGVTTVDPLKAAKRQAAKKK
- the rpsJ gene encoding 30S ribosomal protein S10; protein product: MGKDRIRIRLKAYDYRILDQSTGEIVETARRTGAQIAGPIPLPTMKNKYCVLRSPHVDKKSREQFEIRTHKRLLDILEPTQQTVDALMKLDLPAGVDVEIKAFGKEHK